The sequence below is a genomic window from Oscillospiraceae bacterium.
CGGCGCATATCACTCCTTTATTGGTTCAGATTCGGCGCTCCCGCGGCCTGGGCCCCGGGAACAAACCGCAAAGTCGTTTATTCGGCAAATCATATTATAAGCCCCCGCGGACAAGATTGCAAGGAAAAAGACCGGGCGGTATGCCCGCCCTCTTGACAGCGCCTACTGTAATCAATATAATTTCAGTAAGCCGCGGCACACCGCGGGAACGAAAGCGAGGAATGGACTATGACGGCACCGCAAACCCCCGGAGGGCTCCGGGAGATCTACTACGCGGGGGGCTGCTTCTGGGGCGTGGAGGAGTACTTCTCCCGCATACCCGGCGTGTGCGGCGCCACCTCCGGCTACGCCAACGGCAGCGTGGAAAACCCCACCTACGAGCAGGTCTGCGCCCAGGGCACCGGCTTTGCCGAGGCGGTCCGGGTCCGGTACGACCCGGCCGTCATTTCCCTGCGGCTGCTGACGCTGCAGTTTTTCAAGATCATCGACCCGGTCAGCGTCAACCGGCAGGGCAACGACCGGGGCGAGCAGTACCGCACCGGCATTTACTACACGGACGGGGCGGATCTGCGGGTGCTGCGCACGGTGATGGACGGGGTGCGCGGGCGTTACGCCGCCCCCCTGGCCGTGGAGCTGGGGCCCCTGGTAAACTTCTATCCGGCCGAGGACTACCACCAGGACTACCTGAAAAAGACGCCCGGCGGCTACTGCCATATCGATTTCAGCAGCCTGGAGGATCTGGAGCGGCGTCCGGACGGCACCGTGGGGCTGAAGGCGGACGGCGCGCTCCTGCGGGCGCGGCTGACGCGGGAGCAGTACGCCGTCACCCAGCGCGGGGCCACCGAGGCCCCCTTTACCGGGGCCTATTGGAGCTGCGGCGCGCCCGGCCTCTACGTGGACGTGGTCACGGGCCAACCCCTGTTCACCTCCGCCGACAAATTTGACGCAGGCTGCGGCTGGCCCAGCTTTACCCGGGCGGTGGACGGCGGCGCGGTGGCGGAGCGGCGGGATACCAGCCACGGCATGGTGCGCACCGAGGTCCGCAGCATGGACGGCGGCTCCCACCTGGGGCACGTGTTTGAGGACGGCCCCGCCGAGGCGGGCGGCCTGCGCTACTGCATCAACAGCGCCGCGCTGCGCTTCATCCCCTGCGAGCAGATGGAGGCGGAGGGCTACGGGGCCTACCTGCCCCTGATCTCCCCGCCCGGCGGCGAATCCTGAGCGGGGGCCGGCATGGTGCGCGGCATCGCCGCCGGGCCCCCGGGGTTTGGGGC
It includes:
- a CDS encoding peptide-methionine (R)-S-oxide reductase gives rise to the protein MTAPQTPGGLREIYYAGGCFWGVEEYFSRIPGVCGATSGYANGSVENPTYEQVCAQGTGFAEAVRVRYDPAVISLRLLTLQFFKIIDPVSVNRQGNDRGEQYRTGIYYTDGADLRVLRTVMDGVRGRYAAPLAVELGPLVNFYPAEDYHQDYLKKTPGGYCHIDFSSLEDLERRPDGTVGLKADGALLRARLTREQYAVTQRGATEAPFTGAYWSCGAPGLYVDVVTGQPLFTSADKFDAGCGWPSFTRAVDGGAVAERRDTSHGMVRTEVRSMDGGSHLGHVFEDGPAEAGGLRYCINSAALRFIPCEQMEAEGYGAYLPLISPPGGES